Part of the Nicotiana sylvestris chromosome 2, ASM39365v2, whole genome shotgun sequence genome, tctaaacaaatttttaacaacaaattcaaactaaatgatgaacaacaaagaaacaactaaaattatcttgattgaataatatttttaacaacaaacaaacctactttcagattcaacaacaacaaacatgtatattcatatttctaaattcaataatcatttgaacttaaaattaaatctaacaacattacaaccaacaatttctatattaaaactaaacaagatcatgaagcaaactgaagaaataatcataaatgataaacaacaaacaagaaaatcaaacttatactaatttcggattcaagaacaatcaaacaaagtatgaacataaatgaaaagtttcaacaacaataacaagcaagttttattcaaattcgaattaagcttaaacaaaacaaataaacatattcaaatcactaaacttcaaataatcaattgatcttttttaATTAACTCCaataaaattataacaaagatacatgattcaaaaaattaaaaaccaaaacataacttctcattaaatcactaaattaaagacgaactttaaacaaaatgaacactaatttaatctacaacaaacaacggattcaagcgatttaaactaacattcttttatattaacattaaatccttttaaattaataaaacaaactgaaaaataattaattgaatcttcaacttaaatctaacaacaatataattaaactaaccatttttatctaacaataaataacaactgaataaaaatcaagaacaagaatcaaacatttagtGATTTTatatccgaaaaatatcaaacgaATTACGGACAggaacgaaacttaaaccaactaaccggatcggaacgatgatgaactcgaacgaaaacaaatttgcccggaaacaaatatcgcaccaaaaccatttgacgccgaagacgatcacgaacgaaCAAACTAAGAACTTGAAGGAGAAGTAGCGGACAGCAGCAATCAACGAGCTGGAGCTTGCGTCGTAGCAGCAGTACGAGCTGCCATGGACGACGCAACAGAAGGAGCAGAAGAAGCAAACGACGCAGCATCAACAGACATGGAAACGGCTATGACAGCAGCGACTTGCCGGAGAAGAAGCAGCAACGCGCAACGGGGACAACCATGGCAGCTTGAGTTCGAACTCGACAACAactgaaatgaagaagaagaaacagcaGGGGTCATTGATGGGGTTCATTTGTACGAAGAAAAACGACAAAGTAGCAACGATGGGAAGATGAGGCGAAGAcgaagtgtgtgtgtgtatacgttgctgtgtatgtgtgtgtatgtgttggtgtatgtatgtgtgtgtgtggggggtgGTCGTGAGGATGAGGGGATGCGGctggagggtggtcgacgttggGCAGCAGGGTTATTTGGGCGAAGCTgcaaggggcagccatgggaggtggggctTGGGGTGGtttggttttggagaagaagaagaaaaggggaggggggcgggtagtttaggtttgtttaagttagggttttctaataaaataaaataaaaactaaataataaaaaattgggaAGATAGGGGTGGGTCGTTgggctatggggcagaccgggtcgacccgtgttgagatggaccgggtcatggggaaggttgggtattatttgggcctgtggcttgaatttgaagaagaggcccaattccgattttctttattttttgctctcttttcttcttttatttttctaaaactaaattctaaaaatccttaaactatcatatagaactaaattaatttataaaagcgcaaattaactcccaataacaattaacacacaattaagtaataattaagcatgaaattgtacaattggacattaaatgctaaaaatgcaaaagatgcctatttttgtaatttttaatttttgtaaaacaacttaattactaacaattgtagaattaaatcctaatgcaaaatgtgacatatttttgtattttttttattaatttaacaaataaacatgcacagacaaatatacaaataattacacaaagttaccacaaaaattcaaaaaattgcacaccaaggaaaaatcattttattttgaattttttgggagtaactctttcatagggcaaaaatcacgtgcttacagtcggggccttgttccgaCAATGCTTATGACATTCTTAGAGGCTATTGTGGACACAGTATTCTGGGTTTCTTTTTGCAGCTTTCACTATCAAGCCCATAggcttggcatgtatatatatgtgtccAGGCATGTGTGTCTCCAATCGTGGCCTCGTCGGCCAActagtactttattattttggctcATCTACCTTTGTTTATATGGCTTATTGTTATTCAGGTCATGAATTTAACGGTCCAGGCTTAGTATTTCAGATGTTGTGCTGCTCGATCTGTTGGGCCCCAGTTTAGTTAGCTAGTATGTTTAGTGGCTAACTCGATCGAATACAGTATTGAGTGCCAGTCGTGCCTCCCCTAGTTTGGGGCGTgaaaaacttggtatcagagcaggtcgtgTCCCAGGGAGTccacaagccgtgtctagtagagtcttgcttatgggtgtgttgtgcaccacacttataatcaGCAGGCTATGAGGCATTTAGGAATGGTTATGTTTCTTTCAATTAATAGATTGTGCTATAGAGAGAAGTTATAAGAACATATGAAATCTAATCGTGCTTTGTGTTTCTTATCTTACAGGCTACCTACGCTCAGGAGATGGCACAACGAGAGATAGGTATGAATCCGGGGGAAGGTGCCAATCATTCCCCACCAGGTCAGAGGGATAGATTTCCCTTAGAGGCACATAGTGAGTCTCTAGTACCCCTAGTTTCAGCTTCCCCAACACTTGTTAGAGCCCAGGGAGATGCAGTACCCCCAGCCTCACCAGTTATATTAGTACTTGAGCCATCTAGAGACAAGGACCTCTAGCACCTGTTGTTCCGCCATCAGAGACTGGGGAGCAGGGGATGAGGGAGGCAGTTCAGTTGCTAACTAGGATGGTTTCTATTCATGAGCGATAGCTAGAGTCGGGAGCAGATACCTGAAGAGATCGGACAGGAAGCGCGACGGTACGAGAGTTTCTCCACCTGCCCCCTCCATTATTTACAGGATCCAGTTccactgaggatccccaggactttaTAGACCAAATGTATAGAGTATTGAGGGTGATGCATGGCTCCGTCACCGAGGCTGTGCAGTTGGCTTCTTTTCGACTACGTGATGTAGCCGTCCTATGGTATGAGGCATGTGAGAGATCTAGAGGACCTGATGCTTCGCCAGCAGAGTGGGAGGACTTCTCTAAGGCTTTTTAGCCCATTATTTGCCACAGGAGGTTCGGGAGGACCATCTTGACTAGTTTCTTAGCCTGGAGCAGGGGGATATGAGTGTGAGGGATTATAGCCATAAGTTtaattctttggcaaggtatgcacCAGATATTGTACGTACCATGAGGGCTAGAGTTCATCATTATATGGATGGTTTGGGGGATCATCTGATTAGAGACTGTAGGGTAGAATCCCTATTGGATGATATAGATATTTCCCGCATACAGGCTTTCGCTCAGACTACAGAGGACCTTTCCCGTCGGATTCATAATACTCGCAGGGATAGGGAGCAGAGTAAGAGGGCTCGTACTATGGGGTCTTATAGGGAGCCATAGGGTGATTTCAAGCCCTCACTCCATCGATATCCACCTCGATCAATAGGTAGTTTCCCACCACAGATGTAGGGCCAGCGGTTTGATCGCTTTATTCAGTCAGGACGGGGCAGAGCTCAGGCCAGCCTGAGAGCCGTCGACAGGAGCATTTCGCACAAATGAGACAGCCTATTCCTCCATGTACTCAGTGCGGCAAGCTGCACATCGGGCAGTGTAGACAGGGTTCGAGTGCATATTATCATTGTGGGCAGACATGACATTTTATTAGCTGGTGTCCGGGGTTAGGCAGAGGTGCGCCAGCTCAGCCTTCAGGATCCACAGCAGCCTCTTCGCCCTCAGTCCGTGCTCCCCGACCAGGTCAACAGTCTACTCAGGGACGTGGTAGGGGAGAGGTGGAGGAGACACCTCAGGTTCTAGTGGTGGCCAGAACCGCTTTTATGCACTCACAGACCGACATGATTTAGAGGCATCCCCAAATGTTGTCACAGGTATATTGACAATACATTCTCATGCCATTTATGCATTGATAGATCCCggctctacattttcatatattaCTCCATTTATTGCTGGTAAGCTTGACATAAGATCTGAGTTGTTGCCACAACCAGTTGAGGTGTCTACGCCAGTTGGCGACTCTATTGTTGATAATCATGTCTATCGAGGTTGTACAGT contains:
- the LOC138885417 gene encoding uncharacterized protein, whose amino-acid sequence is MSVRDYSHKFNSLARYAPDIVRTMRARVHHYMDGLGDHLIRDCRVESLLDDIDISRIQAFAQTTEDLSRRIHNTRRDREQNPGSTFSYITPFIAGKLDIRSELLPQPVEVSTPVGDSIVDNHVYRGCTVLINDRPTSVDLVELVMLDFDVIMGMDWLVACYANIDCREVGLISFFGDINKEPTTLQSVPIVNEFPTVFPNKLPGIPPEWEIDFAIDLLPDT